One part of the Apium graveolens cultivar Ventura unplaced genomic scaffold, ASM990537v1 ctg3388, whole genome shotgun sequence genome encodes these proteins:
- the LOC141701128 gene encoding putative pentatricopeptide repeat-containing protein At5g08490, which translates to MDNISVTNALMGFYSRTGQMNKSDCLFARMKLRDLVSWNSLIAGYSSIGESLKALELFHDFTSVAALKPDHVTLVSILPACSHLCNMKVGSRFMVILHGNPGLVEDTAVGNALISFYAKCNDIKAAYRIFISISKRDLISWNAMLDAFAESGLETEFVNVFKWMFREGITPDSITITSTVQLYAALFRVDKVKEAHGYSIKAYILLGNTQLNLRNVLIDAYGKCGNMLYASKLCLKGI; encoded by the exons ATGGATAATATTTCTGTAACTAATGCTTTGATGGGTTTCTACTCGAGAACTGGACAAATGAATAAATCGGACTGCCTTTTTGCAAGAATGAAATTAAGAGATTTAGTCTCATGGAATTCACTCATTGCTGGATATTCATCAATTGGAGAGTCACTGAAAGCACTCGAGTTGTTTCATGATTTCACGTCTGTTGCTGCATTAAAACCTGATCATGTAACTCTAGTTAGCATTCTTCCTGCTTGTTCCCATTTATGCAACATGAAAGTAGGAAGCAGATTCATGGTTATATTGCACGGCAATCCTGGCCTGGTAGAGGATACAGCAGTTGGAAATGCCCTAATTTCCTTTTACGCAAAATGTAATGATATTAAAGCAGCATATAGGATATTTATATCGATCAGTAAGAGAGACTTGATATCTTGGAATGCCATGCTTGACGCCTTTGCAGAAAGTGGACTTGAAACTGAGTTTGTAAACGTCTTTAAATGGATGTTTAGGGAAGGGATAACGCCAGATTCTATCACTATAACAAGTACAGTTCAGCTTTATGCTGCTCTTTTTAGAGTGGATAAAGTTAAGGAAGCTCATGGTTATTCAATCAAAGCTTATATATTGCTAGGTAACACACAACTTAATCTTAGGAATGTACTGATTGATGCATATGGTAAATGTGGTAATATGCTGTATGCGTCAA AACTATGTCTGAAAGGGATCTGA